The following is a genomic window from Alkaliphilus sp. B6464.
CATCTACTGTATATATTTCTTTTTCCAATTAAATCACTCCTCTCAACCGTCCCTTTGTTCTGTATATTTGTTTTTGTTAGTTTATTTTATATAAAATATTTAACCATCATAAATAGTGTATCATATATATATACTTTAAAATATTTTTATATTATTTGTAACAAAACATGAATTTTTGTGACTAATTAGTTGAGAGGGGGATATTAATGACTAAAAAAAAGTTAATACTAAAAATCATTGCTGGTCTTGTTTCAGTTGCTTTAATTTTACTAATTCTATTTATAACTAATTCCTTTACTGGTAATCCTATTTCTGCCGCTATTGCAAATAAAAATATAAATAGATATTTGGAAGATAACTATTCTTTTATAAATGATCTTGACTATAAGGATAAAAAAACAACTTATAATTTCAAATTTGGTCAATATGGAAAATATGTCCAGTCAAAGTCTAGTCCAGATACAGCTTTTTATGTGACTTATAACAGAAGTGGTAAAATTAGTGATGATTATGATGGTTATGTTGTAGGCAGGTTTAACACCTATACTAGACTTGAAAAAGAGTTTGATTCAGTTGTGGAAGAGATTTTTAAGAAAAATTTTCCTTATGAGACAGATATTTTGATTGCAGGTTTTTCTTTTGACGAGAATGATAGAGATAAACTAGCCCTTAATATGAAATTAGATTTAGATAATTTACCTCTGGAATCTAATCTTTCTGTTTATATATTTTCCGACAAGATTAATTACGAGATTTTATGTGACAGATTGATTGAGGTTGATGAATTAATGAAGAATAATTCCCTTCAATTTAAAAACTACTCTGTTGTAATACGACAACCTAAATCTGATGCGAAAGATTCTCCTCTTGGCGAAAGTCTTCATCTACTAGATTTTCCTGTAGAAAAGATGGAATCTGAAGACTTGATTACTGTCATTAAAGACCATCAAGCTCAATGGGAAATTGAACATGAAAAGTAGTTTACTACCTAAAAAGTAGAGAAGTGAAATACCTCTCTACTTTTAATTTTGTTTGAAATAGATAGAACCACCCCT
Proteins encoded in this region:
- a CDS encoding YfjL-like protein, producing the protein MTKKKLILKIIAGLVSVALILLILFITNSFTGNPISAAIANKNINRYLEDNYSFINDLDYKDKKTTYNFKFGQYGKYVQSKSSPDTAFYVTYNRSGKISDDYDGYVVGRFNTYTRLEKEFDSVVEEIFKKNFPYETDILIAGFSFDENDRDKLALNMKLDLDNLPLESNLSVYIFSDKINYEILCDRLIEVDELMKNNSLQFKNYSVVIRQPKSDAKDSPLGESLHLLDFPVEKMESEDLITVIKDHQAQWEIEHEK